The genome window CCCGAGCCATCTCGCGCTCGGCCGCCTCGGCCTGCTCGTCGCGTTCGGCCACGCCTTCCTGGGCATGAGCGGCCTCGAGACCCTCGCCCAGGTCTACCGCGAGATGGAGGCGCCCAAGCTCAAGAACCTCAAGCGCGCGGCGGCGGCGATCTTCGTCTTCGCGCTGCTGCTGACCGGGACGATCTCGTTCCTCGCCGTCGGCCTGATCCCCGACGAGGTCCGGCACACCTACGCCGACAACCTCCTGTCCGGCCTCGCGATGTCGATGGCCGGCCCCCACTGGCTGCAGCTCCTGCTGCAGGCGTTCGTCGTGCTCGTCGGGGTCATCATCCTCTCCGGGGCGGTGAACACCTCGATCATGGGCTCGAACGGGGTCCTCAACCGGCTCGCCGAGGACCGAATCATGCCCGACTCGCTGCGCCATCTGCACCCGCGCTTCGGCACGACGCACCGGATGATCAACCTCGTCGTCCTGCTGCAGGCGGCCACGATCGTCCTGTGCAGCGGCGACGTGTACCTGCTCGGCGAGGCGTACGCCTTCGGCCTGATCTGGAGCTTCGTCTTCAACGCCGCCGCCGTCCTCGTCCTGCGCTTCAAGGACCGCTCGAGGCGCGAGTGGAAGTTCCCCGGCAACCTGAAGCTCGGAAAGCACGAGCTTCCGCTCGGCCTCGCCGGCCTGTTCCTGCTCGTCCTCGCGGTCGGCCTCGTCAACCTGCTGACCAAGAAGGTCGCGACGGTCTTCGGCTTCGGGTTCACGGCCTTCTTCTTCATCCTGTTCATCATCAGCGAGCGGATCAACAAGCGCGAGAAGGCGCACGGCGAGCACCGCGAGAAGTTCAACCTGCGCAGCGCCGGAGACCTCGCGATCGTGCGCGAGGAGATCGAGCGCCCGAACCGAGTGCTCGTCGCCGTGCGCGACCCGGGCAACCTCTATCACCTCAACAAGACCCTGGAGACGCACGACTCGGAGACGACCGACCTCGTGGTGTTCACCTCGCGCATCCGCAAGGGCCTCAGCCTCGTCGACGAGACCGTGTCGATGGACCACGACGAGGAGAAGCTGTTCACTCGCGTCATCGAGGCTGCCGAGAAGCACGGCAAGACCGTCACTCCGATGCTCGTCGTCTCCAACGAGCCCTTCTACGCGATCACCCAGGCCGCGCAGGCCGTCGGCGCCACCGAGGTCGTCTTCGGCGTCTCGGCGAAGCTGTCCACCGACGCCCAGCTCGAGCGCCTGGCAATGACCTGGGGCTCGCTGCAGAAGGACAAGCAGCCCGTGCGCTTCCGCATACTCGGCCCCGGCGTCGAGCACGCCGTCGACTTATAATAGAAGAAACGCGAGCCATGCCCATCCGACGAATCACCAAACACGGCGAGCGGGTCTTGAAGACTCCCTGCCCCCCCGTCGACTACGAGGCTCTCAAGCCGGAGCTCCCCGCTTTGCTCAAGGACATGTGGGCGACGATGGCGGCCGCGCGCGGCGTCGGCCTGGCCGCGCCGCAGATCGGGCTGTCCCTGCGCCTGGCGGTGATCGACGTGAAGCCCGAGGGCAAGTCCCAGCGGATCGTGCTGATC of Elusimicrobiota bacterium contains these proteins:
- a CDS encoding APC family permease gives rise to the protein MKPEPRPGRRVTEVVVLTTAMLSFISFWRAAAIVLCDLASTAWYVGGIVETAIGPAAPWFILGVMLCSAPMLMLYVEGSSMFVRGGVYKVVRESMGGSLAKVSVSALMFDYILTGAISSVSAGQYLAGLVNSAFPHLHVHWSVDPKVFSVVFALGVVAYFWRQNIKGIEESSDKAIKIMSLVAVMAVVIFAWGAYTIWSRGFRWPGLDVSFTHESLGWFPSHLALGRLGLLVAFGHAFLGMSGLETLAQVYREMEAPKLKNLKRAAAAIFVFALLLTGTISFLAVGLIPDEVRHTYADNLLSGLAMSMAGPHWLQLLLQAFVVLVGVIILSGAVNTSIMGSNGVLNRLAEDRIMPDSLRHLHPRFGTTHRMINLVVLLQAATIVLCSGDVYLLGEAYAFGLIWSFVFNAAAVLVLRFKDRSRREWKFPGNLKLGKHELPLGLAGLFLLVLAVGLVNLLTKKVATVFGFGFTAFFFILFIISERINKREKAHGEHREKFNLRSAGDLAIVREEIERPNRVLVAVRDPGNLYHLNKTLETHDSETTDLVVFTSRIRKGLSLVDETVSMDHDEEKLFTRVIEAAEKHGKTVTPMLVVSNEPFYAITQAAQAVGATEVVFGVSAKLSTDAQLERLAMTWGSLQKDKQPVRFRILGPGVEHAVDL